The following proteins are encoded in a genomic region of Streptomyces gobiensis:
- a CDS encoding serine hydrolase domain-containing protein: MAPARLRRRLSRGTPGQAGLDPEELAALVRDIDALPERGWCGGAVVLAGRGPYIVVEHATGWAVRWESADPVPMRVDTPFDLASLTKLFTAIVAVQHLERGTLELDREAAAYVPEFGAAGKDAITVRQLLTHTSGLRPGLPFYEGHGLELLWAEPPLTDTTYRYSDLNLLALQQVLERITGDGLDALVADGVTGPLGMTATRYGPVPDAAATEDQRRPWAKANRGRLRGVVHDENAHALGGVAGHAGLFSTAQDLAILCSTLLSGGAYGDARVLTPESVALLLDPPGLGFGVDQPWFMGELAGRGAAGHTGFTGTSLVLDRATDTFLILLANMVHPVRPLYPDNGPRAAAATRLARAIRN; encoded by the coding sequence ATGGCGCCCGCGCGGCTGAGACGGCGGCTGAGCAGGGGCACGCCGGGGCAGGCGGGCCTGGACCCGGAGGAGCTGGCCGCGCTCGTCCGGGACATCGACGCACTGCCCGAGCGCGGCTGGTGCGGCGGCGCGGTCGTGCTGGCCGGACGCGGCCCGTACATCGTCGTCGAGCACGCCACTGGATGGGCGGTGCGGTGGGAGTCGGCCGACCCGGTGCCGATGCGGGTGGACACCCCCTTCGACCTGGCCTCGCTGACGAAACTCTTCACGGCGATCGTGGCCGTCCAGCACCTTGAGCGCGGAACGCTGGAGCTGGACCGGGAAGCCGCCGCGTACGTACCGGAGTTCGGCGCCGCGGGGAAGGACGCCATCACCGTACGGCAGCTGCTCACCCACACCTCCGGGCTGCGCCCGGGCCTGCCCTTCTACGAGGGCCATGGCCTTGAGCTGCTGTGGGCGGAGCCGCCGCTCACGGACACCACCTACCGCTACTCCGACCTCAACCTCCTCGCCCTTCAGCAGGTGCTGGAGCGGATCACCGGAGACGGCCTGGACGCACTGGTGGCGGACGGTGTCACCGGGCCGCTCGGCATGACGGCCACCCGCTATGGACCGGTCCCCGACGCCGCCGCGACCGAGGACCAGCGGCGGCCGTGGGCCAAGGCCAACCGGGGCAGACTGCGCGGCGTCGTACACGACGAGAACGCCCACGCCCTGGGCGGTGTCGCGGGTCACGCCGGGCTGTTCTCCACCGCCCAGGACCTCGCCATCCTGTGCAGCACCCTGCTCAGCGGCGGCGCCTATGGCGACGCCCGCGTCCTCACCCCGGAGTCCGTCGCCCTGCTGCTGGATCCACCGGGGCTCGGATTCGGCGTCGACCAGCCCTGGTTCATGGGCGAACTGGCCGGGCGCGGCGCCGCGGGCCACACCGGCTTCACCGGCACCAGCCTGGTCCTTGACCGCGCCACGGATACGTTCCTGATCCTGCTGGCCAACATGGTCCACCCGGTCCGCCCGCTGTACCCGGACAACGGTCCGCGTGCGGCGGCGGCGACGCGTCTGGCCCGGGCAATCCGAAACTGA
- a CDS encoding TetR/AcrR family transcriptional regulator encodes MATTRTPRTQTRTQTRTQAPDASRRSERSRRAILDASMELVGEVGYNKLTIEAIAARAGVGKQTIYRWWPSKAAVLLDAFTSVVEDPEYQDGIPDTGDVATDLKNVLRATVDEFNDAAFEAPYRALAVAGAADAELSRQFVERLTEPGIALYKKRLQAAQKAGEISPDIDLRVAVDMILSPFAQRWLMRSGELSYEFTDTLVDLVLNGLRPRS; translated from the coding sequence ATGGCCACGACACGGACACCCCGGACACAGACACGGACACAGACACGGACACAGGCCCCCGACGCCTCCCGCCGCAGCGAGCGCTCCCGCCGTGCGATCCTCGACGCCAGCATGGAGCTGGTCGGTGAGGTCGGCTACAACAAGCTGACCATTGAAGCGATCGCCGCCCGTGCGGGCGTGGGCAAGCAGACGATCTACCGCTGGTGGCCCTCGAAGGCCGCCGTACTGCTGGACGCCTTCACCTCGGTGGTCGAGGATCCCGAGTACCAGGACGGCATCCCGGACACCGGGGATGTGGCGACCGACCTCAAGAACGTGCTGCGGGCCACCGTCGACGAGTTCAACGATGCCGCCTTCGAGGCGCCTTACCGGGCGCTGGCCGTGGCCGGTGCGGCCGATGCCGAGCTCTCCCGGCAGTTTGTCGAACGGCTGACGGAGCCCGGGATCGCGCTGTACAAGAAGCGGCTCCAGGCCGCGCAGAAGGCCGGGGAGATCTCCCCGGACATCGATCTGCGGGTCGCTGTCGACATGATCCTCAGCCCGTTCGCCCAGCGCTGGCTGATGCGTTCGGGAGAGCTCAGCTATGAGTTCACCGACACCCTGGTCGACCTGGTGCTCAACGGACTGCGCCCAAGGAGCTGA
- a CDS encoding DUF6243 family protein codes for MSKGRAGNMLGVGGTRSHLSRKAIHGGSSGSGGRGGGRGGRGPGGGTDPMAQKRELLRKLQESRE; via the coding sequence ATGAGCAAGGGACGTGCCGGAAACATGCTGGGCGTCGGGGGAACGCGGTCCCATCTCTCCCGCAAGGCGATACACGGCGGGAGCAGCGGGAGCGGTGGGCGCGGCGGCGGTCGCGGTGGCCGCGGGCCCGGGGGCGGCACCGACCCGATGGCCCAGAAACGGGAACTCCTGCGGAAGCTCCAGGAGTCACGGGAGTGA
- a CDS encoding glycerophosphodiester phosphodiesterase — MLPQAVSVPLIALSLTTSVLTAPTTMTPVTVDTLPGLVYTAHRGGALEVPENSMAGLTEAHNRGSVSVIDFDTRMLSDGTVVVMHDATLERTTDATGAVRELNRADWENVRLIPPPELGGGWEPERPPTAAEVLDRLGGKTVLMLEVKDPDSLPQVAELIRERDLTSSVYVQTKDPEVAARAHRMGLLTGLWRSARQLRGDRPARWAKTVDMLHVQHTARAKDIRRAVRSGIPQVWGFTVDTAQDRDRLLALGCNGIITDAPGLLVSSLGAVR; from the coding sequence ATGCTCCCCCAGGCCGTATCGGTCCCCCTGATCGCCCTGTCACTGACGACCTCGGTGCTGACGGCGCCCACCACCATGACTCCGGTGACGGTGGACACACTGCCCGGGCTTGTCTACACCGCACACCGCGGCGGCGCGCTGGAGGTCCCCGAGAACAGCATGGCCGGGCTGACCGAAGCTCATAACCGTGGCTCGGTCTCAGTGATCGACTTCGACACCCGGATGCTGAGCGACGGCACGGTGGTCGTGATGCACGACGCCACCCTGGAACGTACGACCGATGCCACCGGTGCGGTCCGGGAGCTGAACCGGGCGGACTGGGAGAACGTCCGGCTGATCCCGCCCCCCGAGCTGGGCGGCGGCTGGGAGCCGGAGCGCCCGCCGACAGCCGCTGAGGTACTGGACCGTCTGGGCGGCAAGACGGTGCTGATGCTGGAGGTCAAGGACCCGGACAGCCTGCCCCAGGTGGCGGAGCTCATCCGCGAGCGGGATCTGACGAGCTCCGTCTACGTCCAGACGAAGGATCCGGAGGTCGCCGCGCGGGCCCACCGGATGGGGCTGTTGACGGGGCTGTGGCGGTCCGCGCGCCAGCTTCGCGGGGACCGCCCGGCGCGCTGGGCGAAGACCGTGGACATGCTGCATGTCCAGCACACCGCCCGGGCCAAGGACATCCGGCGTGCGGTGCGCTCCGGTATCCCCCAGGTGTGGGGCTTCACCGTGGACACCGCACAGGACCGGGACCGGCTGCTGGCACTCGGCTGCAACGGCATCATCACGGACGCACCGGGGCTACTGGTCAGCTCCTTGGGCGCAGTCCGTTGA
- a CDS encoding small ribosomal subunit Rsm22 family protein produces MDEELRRALAALLDGLPPRQATAAVDRLIASYRGTTPTDAPVLRDRADVVAYAAYRMPATFEAVTAALGALADRMPGWTPASHLDVGGGTGAAAWAVAATWGQAPGGRRSTVLDWAEPALSLGRELARGVLPDTEWRRERISSALDLPATELITVSYVLGELTEADRRAAVTAAARAGQAVTLIEPGTPDGYLRIRAARDQLMDAGFRVLAPCPHSGACPIVPGEDWCHFAARVSRSSLHRQVKGGSLAYEDEKFSYVAAVRGDVRTAATPAESRVVRKPQIRKGQVLLDLCTADDGLRRSTITKRNRPQYRPARTTPWGAPWP; encoded by the coding sequence ATGGACGAAGAACTCCGCAGGGCCCTCGCCGCCCTCCTCGACGGATTGCCGCCCCGGCAGGCCACCGCCGCGGTGGACCGGCTGATCGCCAGCTACCGGGGCACAACCCCGACCGATGCTCCCGTGCTGCGGGACCGTGCGGATGTGGTGGCGTACGCGGCCTATCGGATGCCCGCCACCTTCGAGGCGGTCACCGCCGCGCTGGGTGCCCTCGCGGACCGTATGCCGGGCTGGACCCCGGCCAGCCACCTGGATGTCGGCGGCGGCACCGGCGCGGCGGCCTGGGCGGTGGCGGCGACCTGGGGGCAGGCGCCGGGCGGGCGGCGGAGCACCGTACTGGACTGGGCCGAGCCCGCGCTGTCGCTCGGCCGTGAGCTGGCCCGCGGGGTGCTGCCGGATACGGAGTGGCGGCGCGAGCGGATCAGCTCAGCCCTGGATCTGCCAGCCACGGAGCTGATCACCGTCTCCTACGTCCTCGGCGAGCTCACCGAGGCCGACCGCCGCGCCGCCGTGACCGCCGCCGCCCGTGCCGGACAGGCGGTGACGCTGATCGAGCCGGGCACCCCGGACGGCTACCTGCGGATCCGCGCGGCACGCGATCAGCTCATGGACGCCGGTTTCCGGGTGCTGGCGCCGTGCCCGCACAGCGGGGCGTGCCCGATCGTCCCCGGCGAGGACTGGTGCCACTTCGCGGCCCGGGTCAGCCGCTCCTCCCTTCACCGGCAGGTGAAGGGGGGCTCGCTGGCCTACGAGGACGAGAAGTTCAGCTACGTGGCGGCCGTCCGCGGTGATGTGCGTACGGCTGCCACCCCCGCCGAGTCACGCGTCGTCCGCAAACCCCAGATCCGCAAGGGCCAGGTGCTCCTTGACCTCTGCACGGCCGACGACGGCCTGCGGCGCTCCACCATCACCAAGCGAAACCGCCCCCAGTACCGCCCCGCCCGAACCACCCCCTGGGGCGCCCCCTGGCCCTAA
- the ddaH gene encoding dimethylargininase, with translation MYAARRYLMCPPEHFRVTYSINPWMDPDKPVDLPLAIAQWEDLRDRYRSLGHTVEELEPRPELPDMVYAANGATVVDGRVLGARFAHAERASEAAAHRDWYRAHGYTEIRKPDHINEGEGDFAATASWLLAGRGFRSSPLSHPEAQEFFGRPVIGLDLVDPRYYHLDTALCVLDGDDIMYYPPAFSAGSRAVLARLFPDALIAEEADALALGLNSVSDGHHVLLPQAAAGLFGPLRGRGYEPVPVDLTELLKGGGSVKCCTAELRPSPQP, from the coding sequence TTGTACGCAGCCCGTCGCTATCTGATGTGCCCCCCGGAGCACTTCCGCGTCACGTACTCCATCAACCCCTGGATGGACCCCGACAAGCCGGTGGATCTCCCGCTCGCCATCGCGCAGTGGGAGGATCTGCGCGACCGCTACCGCTCGCTCGGCCATACGGTCGAGGAGCTGGAGCCGCGGCCGGAGCTGCCCGACATGGTCTATGCCGCCAATGGCGCCACCGTCGTCGACGGCCGGGTCCTGGGCGCGCGTTTCGCGCACGCAGAGCGGGCGAGCGAGGCGGCGGCGCATCGCGACTGGTACCGCGCACACGGCTATACGGAGATCCGCAAGCCGGATCACATCAACGAAGGAGAGGGTGACTTCGCCGCCACCGCGTCCTGGCTGCTGGCCGGACGCGGGTTCCGCAGCAGCCCGCTGTCGCACCCGGAAGCGCAGGAGTTCTTCGGCCGTCCGGTGATCGGTCTCGATCTGGTCGATCCGCGCTATTACCACCTGGACACGGCGCTGTGTGTGCTCGACGGGGACGACATCATGTACTACCCGCCCGCGTTCTCGGCGGGCAGCCGGGCTGTCCTTGCCCGGCTCTTCCCGGACGCGCTGATCGCTGAGGAGGCGGATGCGCTGGCGCTGGGCCTCAACTCGGTGAGCGACGGCCACCATGTGCTGTTGCCGCAGGCTGCGGCGGGGTTGTTCGGGCCGTTGCGGGGGCGGGGGTATGAGCCGGTTCCGGTTGATCTGACGGAGCTGTTGAAGGGGGGCGGCAGTGTGAAGTGCTGCACCGCCGAGCTACGGCCCTCGCCCCAGCCCTGA